The Elephas maximus indicus isolate mEleMax1 chromosome 19, mEleMax1 primary haplotype, whole genome shotgun sequence genome contains a region encoding:
- the LOC126063115 gene encoding galectin-9C-like isoform X4, giving the protein MPFSDVQPPYLNPFNPRFEEGGYVACNTKQNGSWGLEERKMKMPFQKGKPFEICVLVQSSDFKVKVNWSHFLQYSHRVPFHGVDTISVEGPLQLDSIKFQSPTIPLTVHPSPTYTLPYFTAISGGLCPYKTIIVSGTVLPNAQTFHIRLLSGSDITFHLNPRFNENAVVHNTKLNNSSGSKEHSLPGKMPFKCGQNFSLRITCKNHCLRVTVDGKLLCEYRYCLKNLLAINNLEVAGDIQLAHVQA; this is encoded by the exons TTCAACCCTCGGTTTGAAGAGGGCGGGTATGTGGCCTGCAATACGAAGCAGAATGGATCCTGGGGGCTCGAGGAGAGGAAGATGAAAATGCCTTTCCAGAAGGGGAAGCCCTTTGAGATCTGTGTCCTGGTGCAGAGCTCGGATTTCAAG GTGAAGGTGAACTGGAGCCATTTCCTGCAGTACTCCCACCGCGTGCCCTTCCATGGCGTGGACACCATTTCTGTCGAAGGTCCTCTGCAGCTAGACTCCATCAAGTTCCAG AGTCCCACAATCCCACTTACGGTGCACCCCAGCCCGACATAT ACGCTGCCTTACTTCACTGCCATCTCGGGTGGGCTGTGCCCATACAAGACCATCATCGTGTCAGGCACCGTCCTGCCCAATGCCCAGAC TTTCCACATCAGACTGCTCTCTGGGAGTGACATCACCTTTCACCTGAACCCCCGCTTCAATGAGAACGCTGTGGTCCACAACACCAAGCTCAACAATTCTTCGGGGTCCAAGGAGCACAGCCTGCCAGGGAAAATGCCCTTCAAATGTGGCCAGAACTTCTCG TTGCGGATAACGTGTAAAAACCACTGCCTCAGGGTGACGGTGGATGGCAAGCTCTTGTGTGAATACCGCTACTGCCTGAAGAACCTGCTGGCCATCAACAACCTGGAAGTGGCGGGTGACATCCAACTGGCCCACGTGCAGGCATAG